A section of the Malania oleifera isolate guangnan ecotype guangnan chromosome 2, ASM2987363v1, whole genome shotgun sequence genome encodes:
- the LOC131147801 gene encoding uncharacterized protein LOC131147801 codes for MKEEEVASTWVDVIRSPVLSPPMAPNYNPHAVMDEFVSSQDRNYALHGKVVMLVLIITFFAFLLLFAFVPHLRRITGRKSASCMDSVPQENCCLPMLRKRENDPPEQSKDVEFSRILYL; via the coding sequence ATGAAGGAAGAAGAGGTAGCATCGACATGGGTAGATGTCATAAGGTCTCCAGTACTCTCACCTCCCATGGCTCCAAACTACAATCCACATGCAGTAATGGATGAGTTTGTGTCTTCTCAGGACAGGAATTATGCCCTTCATGGCAAGGTGGTGATGCTTGTTCTCATCATCACCTTCTTTGCCTTCCTCCTCCTCTTCGCCTTTGTTCCTCATCTCCGGCGCATCACCGGTCGTAAATCTGCAAGCTGCATGGACTCTGTCCCCCAGGAGAACTGCTGTTTGCCAATGCTGAGGAAAAGGGAAAATGATCCTCCAGAGCAGTCCAAAGATGTTGAGTTTAGTAGAATTCTCTATTTGTAA